The DNA window TGTGAAGGCATAGGACCTGGATGGTCATCTTGTTTCTGTTCAAAAGGGCACAGTATGGGATGGCTCTAGAGGAGGACCCCCGAAAAAAATCATCATTGGGATGAAGGTGTTTCCTAATGTGAAGCATCCAGGTCCTCTACAATTTGGAAAGATAATACATGTAGACACCTTTCTGCACCTCATCTGAAGGAAAAGAGGCTATTGCCTAACAGAGTATAGCCATGGGCTCACATTCTCCCCTGATCATGGAGATGGACCACAGAGGTCTATATGGATCTCCAATGGATACAGTGTGATGTAGTGGAGAGTAGAGTATGAAGACAGACAGACTTAagcttctttgtgcctcagtgtCCTTATCAGTAAACGAGATGGTAATACCCACCTCACAAGATtattgtgaggactaaatgagatgtTATATAAATGCACATGTTAAGCATTGATATCTTATTTCTCTTCCTGTATGACATCCAAAATGCAGAGAGAGCACTCAATCTGGCAAGTAAGGCAAACCCCATGGAGGATAAGGATCCAGTCACTGCACTGAAATAGAAATTGGGAGAACAGGGCATCTCATATCATGAGACAACCTATGATAAATCTAACTTGGTTAAGTTGAGGCAACACCAGTTGGCTCCAACCTAAGGTGATCAATCAGTTGTCAAAATTTACCTGGGACTAAGAGGTTTCCTAGGACCTGGGACTTTCAGTGCTCACTCAGAGAGTGTCTAAGGCAAACTAGCATGTTTGGTCACCCTATTTCTCCAGCAATAATTAGAATATCAACAATTTTGAATTGTCCTTTATCATAGTAGGAGTATTTTTGGGATGTTTTcccccagccatgaaattaaaagacacttactccttggaagaaaagttatgaccaacctagatagcatattcaaaagcagagacattactttgtcaacaaaggtccgtctagtcaaggctatggtttttccagtggtcatgtatggatgtgagagttggactataaagaaagctgagcactgaagaattgatgcttttgaactgtggtgttggagaagactcttgagagtcccttagactgcaaggagatccaaccagtccattctagaagagatcagccctgggtgttctttggaaggaatgatgctgaagctgaaactccagtactttggccacctcatgtgaagagttaactcattggaaaagactctgatgctgggagggattgagggcaggaggagaaggggacgacagaggatgagatggctggatggcatcactgactcgatggtcatgagtttgagtgaactccaggagttggtgatggacagggaggcctggtgtgctgcgattcatggggtcgaaaagagtcggacgcgactgagcgactgaactgaactgaacttaactgaacttccCCCAGCTATACAACAAAAGGTTTAGATGTGATATTTTATGCCCTTGggctatatttatctttctcctttcctccacTGCCAAACATCTCCAATGAGTGGTCTCCACTCAGTGTCTTTTTGCTGAGCACATGTCCTCTCTCAAAGTCACTCATCTGGGGTAGCTCCAGAGCCTGGCAGAAGCTCTTTAAATAGCAACataaagcaacaacaacagcaaaagcaaCTTTGTTGCCTCcatgcattgcttttcttttctcttaaaggGATAGTTTCAAATAACTTCGCAGAGATTGAGAGCAATAAGGCTCCACTACAGATGTTCCTAGCCTCAAAACCACTGTTCCTAAGAACCTTTTATAATGCTGAAGGATAAGAAATCATtggcaacaaagacctactgtatagcacagggaattatacttaatattttgtaataaccaagaaagcaaaataatgaaaaaatagatataGATGTAtgtatcactttgctgtgcacctgaaactaacacaacattataaatcaactatacctcaatttaaaagaaatgattgaGCTTAGAGTTTATTACTGTTGTCCCTCCAGCTAGACACGTGCCCGATAAGGGCagagttctcaccacacacaggGAGTGCACAGAACTAGTCAGGGCTGCGTTGCCCTTGCTGGGAAATGGGCTCAACTTTGTCACAGAATCTGGCTGGCAAACATGAAGTTGGACATTCCTGGTACTGTTAGCTTTTTTCACATAGCCTTACTCCAATCTTCTGTCCCACCTAAAACCCAACAGGGGACCATGAGTCATCCAGAGTCCATTCTTGATGAATGTCTGTCATGAATAGAAAACAGATGGTCTCATTCTCCCAGGCAGGGCACAGGCCCTGCCAACACTGAAGTGTGTGCTTAATAGCTTTCTCCTCCACTCCAAACAAACACCAGATTGTGAATGGCCAAAAGTCCCACCTCACAGCTGAAATGCACGTGCTCTGGCAAGAGCTCTTCAGGGCCCTGCCATGAGCAGCGGCACTGTCATCACTGCTCCTAACCTCACGGTAGCATTGGAGGCCGTCACTCACCCCTTCCGTTAGATCTGGCAACATAGTCCCCACTCTCTTAGCTCTCTGGCGTTCCTTCTCTGGCTCTACCTCTTCTTATCCCCAAAGTGGTCACACTTAGCCTTGTACTTCATGGCTCAGATTTCTATTCTGTGTGCTCACTTCTCCAGTTATGGCTTTCTCTCACTTTTAAGTGGATAATTCTCAAGTCTGCATCTCTCTATTCTACTCCCTCATCTTCCCACCCACATGATCTGTCATGACCTAAAGCAACTTGTGTTATACACGCTGGGCCCATCTTTCCTCCCCAAACAGTTTCCTCCTTAGACCTCCATTTTTCTCAGAATTACACCCAATATCTCTCTTCTTGATTCACTTTCTTGGCATCATCTTTGGCTTTTCTTCTTCCCCCATCTCAAGTCAGAAACAAAGACGTTATTTGTAACATTGTAATGTCTCCTGTCTGTCTCATCTTGTCTACTTCTGCTGTCATTTGTCTCACCATCTCAGCCTCCAGCATGTTCTCCATATGGTAGTTTCTAACTCCAGGTCCTTCCACCCCATCCTTCCACTACTACTGATTAATACCCCcaattatccttttaaaaaaattcccagatgggttgtttttaattaatttactactattattatttgcCATACCATGCAGcctgtgggaacttagttccccaaccagggatcaaacccatgcccccaacACTGGAagtacaaagtcttaaccattgaactgccagggaattcccaagtggTTCCTTATTGAATACCAAAATTCCAGATGCTTGAACCTAATACTTATAAATTCCCACAAGTCCACAATGGGAATTTTTTCCTCCCAGGAGTGATCTGGAATATGGCGGGAGCCCACCTGAATGTTAAATTGTATGTTGAAAGAAGTGGCTGGACTCTTGCATCCAAAAGATCTTTGTCTGAACCTATTCTGCTCCCTCTCAGTCCAACTGTCACAGTCCTTCCACTCTGCtcagcactctctctctctggctgatTTATCTTCTACTTGGCCCTGAACCTATTAATGTTCTGGCTAGCAGcttcttacctgcctcctgattcAGGCTATTACAGAGCATTCTGGCATGATCTCTCTTTCACACTTGCAATACATGAGTCAGATAGGGAATGTGTTAAGAATGTAAGTTTCAGAACACTCACTTCACTCAGGTCACGGGTACAGCCAGCATCCATAGCAGTgttgtccaatagaactttctatgaagatgaaaatattctattctATGTTGTCCAATAGACTAGCTACTAACCATATGGGGCcactgaacacttgaaatgtagcATGACTTGAGGAACTAAATTATTAATTCTAGTTCATTTTGATTAACTTAAATAGCCAAACAGTGCAAATCTATATATGTAAGAAGCATTACAGCTGATCATAATGAACAATAGTGTTTAAAGCCACTTTAACgagcagtctgctgctgctgctgctgctgctgagtcgattcagtcgtgtccaactctgtgcgaccccatagtcagcAGCCCATCAGAcgccccagtccctgggattctccaggcaggaatcctggagtgggttgccatttccttctccaacgcatgcatgcatgctaagttgcttcagttgtgtccaactctatgcgactctatggacagcagcccaccaggctcctctgtccacaggattccctaggcaagaatactggagttggttgccatttccttctccaacaagcaGTCTAGGTAACCCTTAAGCTCACTTACTGGCATATATAGTAGGTAACCAAAaaatgcttgttgaataaatggatggaagaatgaatacatgaataaactAGCATACAATTTCCTTGAGATTTaaggctgtcttttcttttttttttaaattttattttatttaactttacatggCTGTCTttcctaaaaaagaaaagttaaggaGGATTTTCCAGATTAAAGGAGGCTAAAAAGACTTAAACAAATGTAATAAGTTGACCTTACTGGGATTCTGGCTCAAAAactgaaaattgttttttaaagcacagaAGACATTTTTGGGATAATTGGGAAAATATGAATATAGACAGCATGCTACATGATATTAGAaaattgtttttagttttcttaggTGAGATAATGTTACTGTAGTCACAAAAGAAAATGTCTTATTCTTAGGAAATACATGCTGAAGTCCTTAGAGATAAGTAAGCGTATATATGCCAGTAAGATAAAGTGTAATAATATCAGCAACTTATCTTCAAGTGGCTTGgcaaaaaaatgtgtgtgtgttgaaaggaagagaaagtaaaagtgaaccTAAGAAGAGCATATTTGCTGTAAAATGGGGGGCCGTGATACTTACCTCCAGGGTGATGGAAGAGTACTTGAAGTCATTTTGGCCCCTGATAAAGTagataaaataactttttcatgGATCATTCATGTTTGTGCTTTTATATTTTCCCCTAGAGTTATCATACAAAGCCAGAAGGAATTTGGAAGCTATGGTAAGTACCACGTGCTCACTGGAACTTCACCTTTCAGAGGTCCAGATGTGGCCTCATTTAGCCTGTAGCCCAAGCTGCTGGCAGGTTTGTCCTTTTGGTCTAATGATATATATTGGCTTTTTGCTGAACCAGAGGTACTAGAGCAGAACCTAGAATAAACCGACACAGTTAGGGGAAAGCAGAGACCTGAGAAAGACTGATGAGCAAAGATTTTTAGTAAAactttatatatgaaaaagaaaaaaatccagttgTAATCTAAATGGCTAACACTTcctttattcagcaaatattattgAGTGCTTACAATGATCCAGGCCCTGTGACAGGTGCTGAGGACGCAGATGTGAACAAAACCAGACCCACCTTGggtcctcccagccctgccccctggTGGTTGATCATGTGAATGACAGAACACTTGCTCTGGAATGTTACATGGCCGCTGTGAAAAAAGTTTCCAAAGGAAAATTTATAAAACAGCCTAGACATAACGTAATAGCAAGTTAAAGCAGAAAAATTGTATTCAGACAATTAAATGTGCATAAATCCTCAATAATCCACAACTCAAAAATAGCAATTGTCAATTCTGTAGCCCActttcctgtgtgtatgtgttttcccCCCTATTTTCAACACATCTAGTACATAGATAAAATAAACTACTGGAAAATAAAGAGTATTTATAGTTGTTATTTCTGGTTGTGGTATTATGaagtttttgctttcttctctgtgcctgctcattcagtcgtgtccaactcttagtgaccccttggactgtagcccaccaggctcctctatccatgggattttccaggcaacaatattggagtgggttgccgttttcttctccagctttcttctctatgactttctgtattttccaaggtTCCTACAATCAGCATGTATAAACAGGAAATAAGTCAATTAAAACTTAAGCACTCACAGACACTTGTCTTCCAGCAGTCActtgttttctctttcccctGCCTTTGGTGTCTCTAGGGTAGGACACGCAGGCCTCCGCCAGGGCAGCACAGACACTGTGAGAGATGCTTCAACCGTCACTGCCACATGCCTGTGGAGCCCAGTGTCTCTTGCCCGGTGATAAACTGCCACCTGTCCTGCGGTGCTACCTTCCACATGTGCAAAGAGGCTGAGCACGAGCTACTCTGCCCTTTAGAGCAGGTTCCATGCCTCAACTCTGAATATGGCTGCCCCCTCTTCATGTCCCGCCACAAGCTGGCCAAGCATCTGCAAGTGTGTCCTGCCAGCGTGGTCTGCTGCTCCATGGAGTGGAACCGTTGGCCAAACGTGGACTCTGAAACAACGCTTCATGAGAACATCATGAAAGAGACCCCCGATGAGGAATGCTTGGACACAGCCCTGGCCCTTCAGGACCAGAAGGTCCTTTTTAGGTCTCTGAAAATGGTAGAACTTTTCCCAGAAACTAGAGAACCCACGGAAGAGGAACCTCCTATGAATGGTGAAGCCAGCTGGGAGGAAATGGATGGAGCGGTGGGTGGGGAGGATGCTGGTTTGGTAACAGGCTGCTCTCTGTCAGCCATGAATGGGGAGGTGGTAGAGCTAAGTCAAGAAGAACGAGAGGCGTTAGCCAAAACCAAAGAAGGGATGGACCTGGCCAAGTTTGACAAGTGGGAAAATATGTTCAGCAAAGAGCATGCGGCCTCAGCTTTAACAAGCTCATCAGCCAGCAGTGACAGCAAAAGCAGGAACGGCCCAGAGAAAGAACAGATTTCCAACAGCAATAGAATGGTAGAGGAGGGAGCTGCCAAAGGAAAAGAACCACAGGAAGACCAGAAGCAGCAGGACTTTCATGCAGCCATAGAAAAGACAGGACTTGCCCCTTGGCAGGATGGTGTTCTGGAAAGACTGAAAACAGCTGTGGATGCAAAGGACTATAATATGTACCTGGTGCACAATGGGAGGATGCTTATTCACTTTGGTCAGATGCCTGCTTGTACACCCAAAGAGAGAGACTTTGTTTACGGCAACCTGGAGGCTCAGGAAGTGAAGACTGTTTACACCTTCAAAGTTCCAGTGAGCTACTGTGGGAAGCGGGCTCGCCTAGGTGATGCCATGAGTTGTAGGCCAAGTGAGCACAAAGCCGTTGATACTTCAGATTTAGGGATCACTGTGGAGGACCTGCCCAAGTCAGATCTCATCAAGACCACCCTCCTGTGTGCTTTGGAAAGAGAACTCAAAGGTCACGTCATCTCCGAGTCCAGGAGCATTGACGGGCTGTTCATGGATTTCGCTACACAGACATACAGTTTTGAGCCAGAACAGTTTTCTTCTGGGACGGTGCTGGCCGACCTCTTAACCACTGCCAACCCAAACAGCAATGCGAATGGGCTCCACGTGGAGCTCCACAGTGAGTGTGTGACCAGGAGACACAACAAGAGCAGCTCGGCCTTTACTTTCACCTGCAACAAATTCTTCAGGAGGGATGAATTTCCCCTACATTTCAAGAATGTTCACACAGACATTCAGTCCTGTCTCAACGGCTGGTTCCAACACCGATGCCCCCTGGCCTACTTGGGATGTACCTTTATTCAAAACCATTTCCGTCCCCCAGGGCAAAAGGCAAAAGTGATCTACAGTCAGGAGCTCAAGACCTTTGCCATCAAGCCGGAGGTTGCTTCAGAGCTGAGTGAGGGAAGGAAGAACAACCATTTCTCAGGTCGTGAAGGAAAAAACCAGAATTCTCTAACCAGCCTGCCCCTGGAGGTCCTGCAGTACATTGCTGGGTTCCTAGACAGCATCAGCCTGTCCCAGCTCTCCCAGGTGTCCGTGCTGATGAGGAGTATCTGTGCCACTTTGTTACAAGAGAGAGGGATggtcctcctgcagtggaagaagAAGAGGTATTCCCATGGAGGCACCTCCTGGAG is part of the Bos indicus x Bos taurus breed Angus x Brahman F1 hybrid chromosome 1, Bos_hybrid_MaternalHap_v2.0, whole genome shotgun sequence genome and encodes:
- the FBXO40 gene encoding F-box only protein 40 gives rise to the protein MGRTRRPPPGQHRHCERCFNRHCHMPVEPSVSCPVINCHLSCGATFHMCKEAEHELLCPLEQVPCLNSEYGCPLFMSRHKLAKHLQVCPASVVCCSMEWNRWPNVDSETTLHENIMKETPDEECLDTALALQDQKVLFRSLKMVELFPETREPTEEEPPMNGEASWEEMDGAVGGEDAGLVTGCSLSAMNGEVVELSQEEREALAKTKEGMDLAKFDKWENMFSKEHAASALTSSSASSDSKSRNGPEKEQISNSNRMVEEGAAKGKEPQEDQKQQDFHAAIEKTGLAPWQDGVLERLKTAVDAKDYNMYLVHNGRMLIHFGQMPACTPKERDFVYGNLEAQEVKTVYTFKVPVSYCGKRARLGDAMSCRPSEHKAVDTSDLGITVEDLPKSDLIKTTLLCALERELKGHVISESRSIDGLFMDFATQTYSFEPEQFSSGTVLADLLTTANPNSNANGLHVELHSECVTRRHNKSSSAFTFTCNKFFRRDEFPLHFKNVHTDIQSCLNGWFQHRCPLAYLGCTFIQNHFRPPGQKAKVIYSQELKTFAIKPEVASELSEGRKNNHFSGREGKNQNSLTSLPLEVLQYIAGFLDSISLSQLSQVSVLMRSICATLLQERGMVLLQWKKKRYSHGGTSWRVHRKIWQFSSLFSKIKSWEFNEVASMSEHLKSCPFNVVEHKTDPILLTSMHQSHEQARETLVTTFKARPRGRHILH